A part of Acipenser ruthenus chromosome 12, fAciRut3.2 maternal haplotype, whole genome shotgun sequence genomic DNA contains:
- the LOC117417356 gene encoding KN motif and ankyrin repeat domain-containing protein 4-like isoform X1 translates to MDKKTATGLSSKPSECGDQRKQLPYSVETPYGFHLDLDFLKYVDDIEKGNTIRRVHIQRRTKAPKFSTLPRNFSLPDNSSRFLPRESWTSTCSLVPRSTSRDVEVQQIFEFHAADHVSAGVSPRAPGVTSRSERAAAGDARTRAFDEQPLGFRVRPQLLRASSMPVTVLQRKNSENSEDQTELLPGHSPRDNGSSENVFCSNDGSSTQDTAKNCEAVLTSEVSNLRQQLAAALQRIKVLEEQVKTIPELTEQVSTLTEEKGNLILQLNRQYAVSVQGFPQTTGRENTEHEKHSLHSLTSNSTAKKQITSSTDVLASATPSTTKASEDLSHSQQQKISTAHKELASTPMGSSLQDVAVCVTEGGAGSAAQKTNSDTEALISIALRTKLTVLEKQLSDTTKELEKANTLLKQKVEALMLEQQSEQENSSPQLKGAEVGEQTEEVVKNKQSDYVQRCNASVNTEASSEVKTFSDKGTTTDMQIPTRSAECGAGATITETPKKDLRSSSVQTDSLEVRSVGVVASVQTGEKSIAATVSACDKAIETDQPLIQKLVTCKPVEKDTQVADLEKESECVKQCASNRESDLASVVGDCKSKEGCVREVAQDCKKEGKGDREEPMPSSSMQATIGHYVTKIQQLLHEQWAVLENGYPELTSTLKQPASKISSIQEQLVSSLNTLSSMYSSQAEKEATNGSSAQQAGSPPATALKSIMKKKDCSVSAGKSAAKKNLKFVGINGGYETTSSEESSGEDSGQDGSSAPGDRASERSAAGVMETRIAAEEASGLSCFQDSQAEEADRETVQENFLAACHYLKDHLTETEFPNKEMRQCLRVVYQEWFRVSSQKASSADSVAGYLRELQAMTPELMGFIVNLADRNGNTALHYSVSHSNFHIVKLLLGTGGCKVDHQNKAGYTAIMLASLTATESQEEMEVALQLLRQGDINTRASQAGQTALMLAVSHGRTDMVRSLLACEADVNIQDDDGSTALMCACEHGHTEIVRLLLAQPGCRAQLADNDGNTALSIALEASLSEIADLLYTHAGQRDSPAP, encoded by the exons ATGGACAAGAAAACAG CAACTGGCCTTTCATCTAAACCATCTGAGTGCGGAGACCAGCGGAAGCAGCTCCCCTACTCTGTCGAGACTCCATATGGCTTCCACTTGGACCTGGATTTCCTGAAGTATGTCGACGACATCGAGAAAGGCAACACCATCAGGAGGGTTCACATTCAAAGGAGGACCAAAGCCCCGAAGTTCAGCACCCTGCCCAGGAACTTCAGCCTCCCGGATAACAGCTCCAGATTCCTTCCCAGGGAAAGCTGGACTTCCACTTGCTCTCTCGTGCCCAGAAGCACATCCAGGGATGTGGAGGTCCAGCAGATCTTCGAGTTCCATGCAGCTGACCATGTTTCTGCAGGAGTTTCTCCAAGAGCCCCGGGTGTCACGAGCAGATCAGAGAGAGCTGCCGCAGGGGATGCCAGGACCAGGGCTTTTGATGAGCAGCCGCTGGGCTTTAGGGTTAGACCGCAGTTGTTGAGGGCTTCAAGCATGCCTGTTACTGTCCTGCAGAGAAAGAACTCTGAGAATTCAGAAGATCAAACCGAGCTGCTTCCCGGACACAGCCCCAGAGACAATGGCTCATCcgaaaatgtgttttgttcaaacgATGGCTCCTCCACCCAGGACACAGCCAAGAACTGTGAAGCTGTCTTGACTTCAGAGGTGAGCAATCTCCGGCAGCAACTCGCAGCTGCTTTGCAAAGGATCAAAGTGCTGGAAGAGCAGGTGAAAACAATTCCTGAGCTAACAGAACAGGTGTCAACACTGACAGAAGAGAAAGGCAATCTCATTCTACAGCTCAACCGTCAGTATGCGGTTTCAGTGCAAGGATTTCCCCAGACTACTGGCCGTGAAAACACAGAACACGAAAAACATAGTTTGCATTCACTTACAAGCAACAGTACAGCCAAAAAGCAAATTACATCTTCCACAGATGTGTTAGCATCTGCAACCCCATCAACTACAAAGGCAAGTGAAGATCTCAGTCATTCTCAGCAGCAGAAAATAAGCACTGCTCACAAAGAACTAGCCAGCACGCCAATGGGATCTTCATTACAAGACGTGGCTGTCTGTGTCACGGAAGGAGGGGCAGGTTCAGCAGCTCAGAAGACAAACAGTGATACAGAAGCTCTCATCAGTATAGCACTGaggacaaaactcacggttctaGAGAAGCAGTTAAGTGACACAACTAAAGAGCTTGAGAAAGCAAACACTCTCCTGAAGCAGAAAGTGGAAGCGCTTATGCTTGAGCAACAGTCAGAGCAGGAAAACTCCAGTCCCCAGCTGAAAGGAGCTGAGGTGGGGGAGCAGACTGAAGAAGTAGTGAAGAACAAGCAGTCTGATTATGTTCAGCGCTGCAATGCCTCAGTGAACACAGAAGCCAGCTCGGAAGTAAAGACGTTCTCTGACAAAGGCACCACCACAGACATGCAGATTCCAACCAGGTCGGCAGAATGTGGCGCTGGTGCAACCATTACTGAGACACCAAAGAAAGATCTGAGAAGCTCGAGCGTTCAAACTGACTCTTTGGAAGTCAGGAGCGTCGGAGTGGTAGCATCTGTCCAGACTGGGGAGAAATCAATAGCAGCTACAGTCAGTGCTTGTGACAAAGCCATTGAAACCGATCAACCATTGATCCAGAAACTTGTCACTTGCAAACCTGTTGAAAAAGACACACAAGTAGCAGACCTGGAAAAGGAGAGTGAATGCGTGAAACAATGTGCCTCTAACAGAGAGTCTGACCTCGCGTCTGTTGTGGGTGACTGTAAATCTAAGGAAGGGTGCGTCAGGGAAGTGGCACAGGATTGCAAGAAAGAAGGCAAGGGTGACCGTGAAGAACCAATGCCATCTTCCTCAATGCAGGCCACCATAGGACACTATGTCACAAAGATCCAACAGCTTTTGCACGAGCAGTGGGCGGTTTTGGAGAACGGCTACCCAGAGCTTACCAGCACACTAAAGCAGCCAGCTTCAAAGATCAGTTCAATCCAGGAGCAGCTGGTCAGCTCTCTCAACACACTGTCCTCCATGTACTCTTCACAAGCAGAGAAAGAGGCGACCAATGGAAGCAGTGCTCAGCAAGCAG gGAGCCCCCCAGCTACAGCTCTCAAATCCATCATGAAGAAGAAGGACTGCAGCGTCAGCGCAGGGAAGAGCGCAGCGAAGAAGAATCTCAAGTTTGTTGGCATCAATGGGGG CTATGAAACGACTTCGAGCGAGGAGTCGAGCGGCGAGGACAGCGGGCAGGATGGCAGCTCAGCACCCGGTGACAGGGCCAGCGAGAGGTCAGCCGCGGGGGTCATGGAAACACGGATTGCTGCTGAGGAGGCCAGCGGTCTCAGCTGCTTTCAAGACAGCCAGGCTGAGGAGGCTGACAG GGAAACAGTACAAGAGAATTTTCTGGCTGCCTGTCATTACCTGAAAGATCACCTCACAGAGACTGAGTTCCCCAACAAGGAGATG AGGCAGTGCCTGCGCGTGGTGTACCAGGAGTGGTTCAGAGTCTCCAGTCAGAAAGCCTCCTCGGCCGACAGCGTGGCTGGGTACCTCAGGGAGCTGCAAGCAATGACCCCGGAGCTGATGGGTTTCATTGTGAACCTGGCAGACAGGAATGGAAACACTGCTCTCCATTACAGCGTGTCCCACTCCAACTTCCACATTGTCAAGCTGCTGCTGGGTACAG GGGGGTGCAAAGTGGACCATCAGAACAAGGCTGGCTACACTGCGATCATGCTGGCTTCACTCACAGCCACAGAGTCCCAGGAGGAGATGGAGGTGGCCTTGCAGCTTCTGAGACAGGGAGACATCAACACCAGAGCCagccag GCTGGTCAGACGGCTCTGATGTTGGCGGTCAGTCACGGCCGGACGGACATGGTGAGGTCCCTGCTGGCGTGCGAGGCTGACGTCAACATCCAGGACGATGACGGCTCCACGGCGCTCATGTGTGCCTGCGAGCACGGCCACACGGAGATCGTGCGGCTGCTGCTGGCCCAGCCAGGCTGCAGAGCACAGCTCGCCGACAAC GATGGGAACACCGCTTTGTCTATTGCACTGGAGGCCTCCCTCTCAGAGATTGCTGACCTTCTCTATACCCACGCAGGCCAGAGGGACTCTCCGGCTCCATAG
- the LOC117417356 gene encoding KN motif and ankyrin repeat domain-containing protein 4-like isoform X2 gives MDKKTATGLSSKPSECGDQRKQLPYSVETPYGFHLDLDFLKYVDDIEKGNTIRRVHIQRRTKAPKFSTLPRNFSLPDNSSRFLPRESWTSTCSLVPRSTSRDVEVQQIFEFHAADHVSAGVSPRAPGVTSRSERAAAGDARTRAFDEQPLGFRVRPQLLRASSMPVTVLQRKNSENSEDQTELLPGHSPRDNGSSENVFCSNDGSSTQDTAKNCEAVLTSEVSNLRQQLAAALQRIKVLEEQVKTIPELTEQVSTLTEEKGNLILQLNRQYAVSVQGFPQTTGRENTEHEKHSLHSLTSNSTAKKQITSSTDVLASATPSTTKASEDLSHSQQQKISTAHKELASTPMGSSLQDVAVCVTEGGAGSAAQKTNSDTEALISIALRTKLTVLEKQLSDTTKELEKANTLLKQKVEALMLEQQSEQENSSPQLKGAEVGEQTEEVVKNKQSDYVQRCNASVNTEASSEVKTFSDKGTTTDMQIPTRSAECGAGATITETPKKDLRSSSVQTDSLEVRSVGVVASVQTGEKSIAATVSACDKAIETDQPLIQKLVTCKPVEKDTQVADLEKESECVKQCASNRESDLASVVGDCKSKEGCVREVAQDCKKEGKGDREEPMPSSSMQATIGHYVTKIQQLLHEQWAVLENGYPELTSTLKQPASKISSIQEQLVSSLNTLSSMYSSQAEKEATNGSSAQQAGSPPATALKSIMKKKDCSVSAGKSAAKKNLKFVGINGGYETTSSEESSGEDSGQDGSSAPGDRASERSAAGVMETRIAAEEASGLSCFQDSQAEEADRETVQENFLAACHYLKDHLTETEFPNKEMRQCLRVVYQEWFRVSSQKASSADSVAGYLRELQAMTPELMGFIVNLADRNGNTALHYSVSHSNFHIVKLLLGTGGCKVDHQNKAGYTAIMLASLTATESQEEMEVALQLLRQGDINTRASQDGNTALSIALEASLSEIADLLYTHAGQRDSPAP, from the exons ATGGACAAGAAAACAG CAACTGGCCTTTCATCTAAACCATCTGAGTGCGGAGACCAGCGGAAGCAGCTCCCCTACTCTGTCGAGACTCCATATGGCTTCCACTTGGACCTGGATTTCCTGAAGTATGTCGACGACATCGAGAAAGGCAACACCATCAGGAGGGTTCACATTCAAAGGAGGACCAAAGCCCCGAAGTTCAGCACCCTGCCCAGGAACTTCAGCCTCCCGGATAACAGCTCCAGATTCCTTCCCAGGGAAAGCTGGACTTCCACTTGCTCTCTCGTGCCCAGAAGCACATCCAGGGATGTGGAGGTCCAGCAGATCTTCGAGTTCCATGCAGCTGACCATGTTTCTGCAGGAGTTTCTCCAAGAGCCCCGGGTGTCACGAGCAGATCAGAGAGAGCTGCCGCAGGGGATGCCAGGACCAGGGCTTTTGATGAGCAGCCGCTGGGCTTTAGGGTTAGACCGCAGTTGTTGAGGGCTTCAAGCATGCCTGTTACTGTCCTGCAGAGAAAGAACTCTGAGAATTCAGAAGATCAAACCGAGCTGCTTCCCGGACACAGCCCCAGAGACAATGGCTCATCcgaaaatgtgttttgttcaaacgATGGCTCCTCCACCCAGGACACAGCCAAGAACTGTGAAGCTGTCTTGACTTCAGAGGTGAGCAATCTCCGGCAGCAACTCGCAGCTGCTTTGCAAAGGATCAAAGTGCTGGAAGAGCAGGTGAAAACAATTCCTGAGCTAACAGAACAGGTGTCAACACTGACAGAAGAGAAAGGCAATCTCATTCTACAGCTCAACCGTCAGTATGCGGTTTCAGTGCAAGGATTTCCCCAGACTACTGGCCGTGAAAACACAGAACACGAAAAACATAGTTTGCATTCACTTACAAGCAACAGTACAGCCAAAAAGCAAATTACATCTTCCACAGATGTGTTAGCATCTGCAACCCCATCAACTACAAAGGCAAGTGAAGATCTCAGTCATTCTCAGCAGCAGAAAATAAGCACTGCTCACAAAGAACTAGCCAGCACGCCAATGGGATCTTCATTACAAGACGTGGCTGTCTGTGTCACGGAAGGAGGGGCAGGTTCAGCAGCTCAGAAGACAAACAGTGATACAGAAGCTCTCATCAGTATAGCACTGaggacaaaactcacggttctaGAGAAGCAGTTAAGTGACACAACTAAAGAGCTTGAGAAAGCAAACACTCTCCTGAAGCAGAAAGTGGAAGCGCTTATGCTTGAGCAACAGTCAGAGCAGGAAAACTCCAGTCCCCAGCTGAAAGGAGCTGAGGTGGGGGAGCAGACTGAAGAAGTAGTGAAGAACAAGCAGTCTGATTATGTTCAGCGCTGCAATGCCTCAGTGAACACAGAAGCCAGCTCGGAAGTAAAGACGTTCTCTGACAAAGGCACCACCACAGACATGCAGATTCCAACCAGGTCGGCAGAATGTGGCGCTGGTGCAACCATTACTGAGACACCAAAGAAAGATCTGAGAAGCTCGAGCGTTCAAACTGACTCTTTGGAAGTCAGGAGCGTCGGAGTGGTAGCATCTGTCCAGACTGGGGAGAAATCAATAGCAGCTACAGTCAGTGCTTGTGACAAAGCCATTGAAACCGATCAACCATTGATCCAGAAACTTGTCACTTGCAAACCTGTTGAAAAAGACACACAAGTAGCAGACCTGGAAAAGGAGAGTGAATGCGTGAAACAATGTGCCTCTAACAGAGAGTCTGACCTCGCGTCTGTTGTGGGTGACTGTAAATCTAAGGAAGGGTGCGTCAGGGAAGTGGCACAGGATTGCAAGAAAGAAGGCAAGGGTGACCGTGAAGAACCAATGCCATCTTCCTCAATGCAGGCCACCATAGGACACTATGTCACAAAGATCCAACAGCTTTTGCACGAGCAGTGGGCGGTTTTGGAGAACGGCTACCCAGAGCTTACCAGCACACTAAAGCAGCCAGCTTCAAAGATCAGTTCAATCCAGGAGCAGCTGGTCAGCTCTCTCAACACACTGTCCTCCATGTACTCTTCACAAGCAGAGAAAGAGGCGACCAATGGAAGCAGTGCTCAGCAAGCAG gGAGCCCCCCAGCTACAGCTCTCAAATCCATCATGAAGAAGAAGGACTGCAGCGTCAGCGCAGGGAAGAGCGCAGCGAAGAAGAATCTCAAGTTTGTTGGCATCAATGGGGG CTATGAAACGACTTCGAGCGAGGAGTCGAGCGGCGAGGACAGCGGGCAGGATGGCAGCTCAGCACCCGGTGACAGGGCCAGCGAGAGGTCAGCCGCGGGGGTCATGGAAACACGGATTGCTGCTGAGGAGGCCAGCGGTCTCAGCTGCTTTCAAGACAGCCAGGCTGAGGAGGCTGACAG GGAAACAGTACAAGAGAATTTTCTGGCTGCCTGTCATTACCTGAAAGATCACCTCACAGAGACTGAGTTCCCCAACAAGGAGATG AGGCAGTGCCTGCGCGTGGTGTACCAGGAGTGGTTCAGAGTCTCCAGTCAGAAAGCCTCCTCGGCCGACAGCGTGGCTGGGTACCTCAGGGAGCTGCAAGCAATGACCCCGGAGCTGATGGGTTTCATTGTGAACCTGGCAGACAGGAATGGAAACACTGCTCTCCATTACAGCGTGTCCCACTCCAACTTCCACATTGTCAAGCTGCTGCTGGGTACAG GGGGGTGCAAAGTGGACCATCAGAACAAGGCTGGCTACACTGCGATCATGCTGGCTTCACTCACAGCCACAGAGTCCCAGGAGGAGATGGAGGTGGCCTTGCAGCTTCTGAGACAGGGAGACATCAACACCAGAGCCagccag GATGGGAACACCGCTTTGTCTATTGCACTGGAGGCCTCCCTCTCAGAGATTGCTGACCTTCTCTATACCCACGCAGGCCAGAGGGACTCTCCGGCTCCATAG